A DNA window from Amycolatopsis sp. DSM 110486 contains the following coding sequences:
- a CDS encoding PDZ domain-containing protein yields the protein MLVSGALFLVFVVTGFLVQVPYVAISPGPTYDTLGRDAAGNEVVQVKGHETYQTNGELRMTTVSLNDGINLFTALGLWASGRYALAPREEYYRPGETNEQVKQENIQQLQDSQSNAQVAALRHLGYPVEVLAKEIVSGSPADHVLAPGDKLVTVNGTKVTEAADVAKALTDTKPGQTVQITFQADGQPERTVPITLAKRDDRTRGFMGLTAVDHAIAPFNVNISLQDVGGPSAGLMFTLAIIDRLTPPGKSDNNLAGGRHIAGTGEISETGEVGPIGGISFKVVGAREAGATDFLVPAHNCAEAKSAVPDGLNLIKVSTLDDALTQLQNLKAGRPTVHC from the coding sequence CTGCTGGTCAGCGGCGCGCTGTTCCTGGTGTTCGTCGTAACCGGTTTCCTGGTCCAGGTGCCGTACGTGGCCATCAGTCCGGGCCCGACGTACGACACGCTCGGTCGCGACGCCGCGGGCAACGAAGTCGTCCAGGTCAAGGGCCACGAGACGTACCAGACCAACGGCGAGCTGCGCATGACCACCGTGTCGCTCAACGACGGGATCAACCTCTTCACCGCGCTCGGCCTCTGGGCCAGCGGCCGCTACGCGCTCGCGCCGCGCGAGGAGTACTACCGCCCCGGCGAGACCAACGAGCAGGTCAAGCAGGAGAACATCCAGCAGCTTCAGGACTCCCAGAGCAACGCCCAGGTCGCCGCCCTGCGCCACCTCGGCTACCCCGTGGAGGTCCTCGCCAAGGAGATCGTGTCCGGCAGCCCCGCCGACCACGTGCTCGCGCCCGGCGACAAGCTCGTCACCGTCAACGGCACGAAGGTCACCGAAGCCGCCGACGTCGCCAAGGCCCTCACCGACACCAAGCCCGGCCAGACCGTGCAGATCACCTTCCAGGCCGACGGCCAGCCCGAACGCACGGTGCCGATCACGCTCGCCAAGCGCGACGACCGCACGCGGGGCTTCATGGGCCTCACGGCCGTCGACCACGCGATCGCACCGTTCAACGTCAACATCTCGCTGCAGGACGTCGGCGGCCCCTCGGCCGGCCTGATGTTCACGCTGGCGATCATCGACCGCCTCACCCCGCCCGGGAAGTCGGACAACAACCTCGCCGGCGGCCGGCACATCGCGGGTACCGGCGAGATCTCCGAGACCGGCGAGGTCGGCCCGATCGGCGGCATCTCGTTCAAGGTCGTGGGCGCGCGCGAGGCCGGGGCGACTGACTTCCTCGTGCCGGCGCACAACTGCGCCGAGGCGAAGTCGGCCGTGCCGGACGGGCTCAACCTGATCAAGGTGTCCACACTGGACGACGCGCTCACCCAGCTCCAGAACCTCAAGGCCGGCCGGCCCACGGTGCACTGCTGA
- a CDS encoding ThiF family adenylyltransferase, producing the protein MTLSTVPPPNVLLPAYPTLLPGLHVLERGNDEVQIGLDPRHGVVATGLAPSVVALMRRLDGSRPLDAVLAESEHRDQLQLLLKQLTALGLVTEAPSPASRRVETGFWSLRARHHQTALTERRRQSLVAVRGDGRIAVAVAVLLANAGVGHIDVRSGGVVTEADLGSGFTAAELGLSRRKATQNVLARVAPEVSTARNLQRAPDVVMLTDAVVPAPELVTELVDDGVTHLPARVRDGTILVGPLVVPGRSTCLRCCDLSKTDLDDSWPRVATQLVDVDQRPDLGSVQACASLAVAQALRVLSPSAEPPPTWNSTLELDPFEGHLRHRYWEPHPDCDCGAPEAPPET; encoded by the coding sequence ATGACGCTGTCCACCGTTCCCCCGCCGAACGTCCTCCTCCCCGCCTACCCGACGCTGCTCCCGGGCCTCCACGTGCTCGAACGCGGCAACGACGAAGTCCAGATCGGCCTCGACCCACGCCACGGCGTGGTGGCCACCGGGCTGGCGCCGAGCGTCGTCGCGCTCATGCGCCGGCTCGACGGCAGCCGCCCCCTCGACGCGGTGCTCGCCGAGAGCGAACACCGCGACCAGCTTCAACTTCTGCTCAAACAGCTCACCGCGCTGGGCCTCGTCACGGAGGCGCCGAGCCCCGCGTCCAGGCGCGTCGAGACCGGCTTCTGGTCTCTGCGCGCCCGCCACCACCAGACCGCGCTCACCGAACGAAGACGCCAGAGCCTGGTGGCCGTCCGGGGCGATGGCCGGATCGCCGTGGCCGTCGCCGTGCTGCTGGCCAACGCCGGGGTCGGGCACATCGACGTCCGCTCCGGCGGCGTCGTCACCGAAGCCGACCTCGGCTCGGGCTTCACCGCCGCCGAGCTGGGCCTGTCGCGCCGAAAAGCCACCCAGAACGTGCTGGCTCGCGTCGCGCCCGAGGTCAGCACCGCCCGCAACCTGCAGCGCGCGCCTGACGTCGTGATGCTCACCGACGCCGTCGTGCCCGCCCCGGAACTGGTGACGGAGCTGGTCGACGACGGCGTCACCCACCTGCCGGCCCGCGTCCGCGACGGCACGATCCTCGTCGGCCCGCTCGTCGTGCCGGGGCGAAGCACCTGCCTGCGCTGCTGCGACCTGAGCAAGACCGACCTCGACGACTCGTGGCCGCGCGTCGCGACCCAGCTCGTGGACGTCGACCAGCGGCCCGATCTCGGGTCCGTCCAGGCGTGCGCGTCGCTCGCCGTGGCGCAGGCCCTGCGCGTGCTGTCGCCGAGCGCCGAGCCGCCGCCGACGTGGAACAGCACCCTGGAGCTCGATCCGTTCGAAGGCCACCTGCGCCACCGATACTGGGAACCGCACCCGGACTGCGATTGCGGAGCGCCCGAAGCACCACCGGAGACGTAG
- a CDS encoding M48 family metallopeptidase, with product MRRSARRHRTVTAYWKDDTLVVLIPARMTRAEERHWVAEMERKLLRTEPRKVASPKSSDDALLARCAVLAAKYVDPRAIPASVRWVPPMRTRWASCTPVDATIRVSDRLRSVPQWVLDYVLVHELAHLREPGHDAAFWSLVNRYPKTERAIGYLEGLSAAAGWGISDEED from the coding sequence GTGCGGCGCAGCGCGCGCCGGCACCGGACGGTCACCGCGTACTGGAAAGACGACACCCTCGTGGTGCTCATCCCGGCACGGATGACCCGCGCGGAAGAGAGGCACTGGGTCGCGGAGATGGAGCGCAAGCTGCTGCGCACCGAACCGCGGAAAGTCGCGTCGCCGAAGTCCTCGGACGACGCGCTGCTGGCACGCTGCGCCGTGCTGGCGGCGAAGTACGTCGATCCACGGGCGATACCCGCGAGCGTGCGCTGGGTGCCGCCCATGCGCACCCGCTGGGCCTCCTGCACGCCCGTCGACGCGACCATCCGCGTCAGCGACCGCTTGCGGAGCGTGCCGCAGTGGGTCCTGGACTATGTGCTGGTCCACGAGCTCGCCCACCTGCGCGAACCGGGGCACGACGCGGCGTTCTGGTCGCTGGTCAACCGGTACCCGAAGACGGAACGCGCGATCGGATATTTGGAGGGGCTGTCGGCGGCGGCTGGGTGGGGGATTTCGGACGAGGAGGACTGA
- a CDS encoding PPA1309 family protein, producing the protein MQPSEPPAANPVAGLAREVEEFVASGGWDQPPQLFALVPTAALLDEQPELAGQLDRANPLTPVAQEALPEGDLAESLGRIAWPEIVVGCALAQEIIVLPPDVEAELEGLAEADAERLRRAAADHPRRTEARLVAAVLREGDVACVMRLRGTRPDDSAAEVDAVDEIVESPDLAPNLLDALKTTFLP; encoded by the coding sequence ATGCAGCCGAGTGAGCCGCCCGCCGCCAACCCCGTCGCCGGCCTGGCCCGGGAAGTCGAAGAGTTCGTCGCGTCCGGGGGCTGGGACCAGCCACCGCAGCTGTTCGCGCTGGTGCCCACCGCGGCCCTGCTCGACGAGCAGCCCGAGCTGGCCGGCCAGCTCGACCGTGCGAACCCGCTGACGCCCGTGGCGCAAGAAGCGTTGCCAGAAGGTGACCTCGCCGAGTCGCTCGGCCGGATCGCCTGGCCCGAGATCGTGGTGGGCTGCGCGCTCGCGCAGGAGATCATCGTCCTGCCGCCCGACGTCGAGGCGGAGCTCGAAGGCCTCGCGGAGGCCGACGCCGAACGCCTGCGCCGCGCGGCGGCCGACCACCCGCGGCGCACGGAGGCGCGGCTCGTGGCGGCGGTGCTGCGCGAGGGCGACGTGGCTTGCGTGATGCGGCTGCGCGGGACGCGGCCCGACGATTCTGCGGCCGAAGTGGACGCCGTCGACGAGATCGTGGAGAGCCCCGACCTCGCGCCGAACCTGCTCGACGCGTTGAAGACGACCTTCCTGCCCTGA
- a CDS encoding zinc-dependent metalloprotease: MSKPPFGFGPPDPDRRGDNDPSEQPSGAEAFNQLGQMLSQLGQMLSQAGSSSGPVNYDLAKQIALQNLSGSDDGNIGFASGTGDSSTAVRDAAHLAELWLDAATILPAGANTTVAWSARTWVEKTLPTWQRLCDPVAQQVSGAWIQALPEEAKQAAGPLLSMMGQMGGMAFGSQLGNALAQLAQEVLTSTEVGLPLGPASTSALLPANIEKFTEGLEVPSSEVLVYLAAREAAHQRLFAHVPWLRQRLLATVEEFARGITVDTSALESLAGQIDPSNPASIEEAMSSGLLEPKTTPEQESALKRLETLLALVEGWVDVVVAEAIGDRLPGADALRETLRRRRATGGPAEQTFATLVGLELRPRRMRAASSLWKLVGDRHGIDKRDGLWSHPDLMPTAEDLDEPLDFADRLGETPVLGEDFDPIAELEKTEKREAAESGSASASSSGSGSDSGSGSDAKPDSASDSDQDKGDNPTS; the protein is encoded by the coding sequence ATGAGCAAACCCCCGTTCGGTTTCGGACCGCCCGATCCCGACAGACGAGGCGACAACGACCCCTCGGAGCAGCCGTCAGGCGCGGAGGCGTTCAACCAGCTCGGGCAGATGCTGAGCCAGCTGGGCCAGATGCTCAGCCAGGCGGGCTCGTCGAGCGGGCCGGTGAACTACGACCTGGCGAAACAGATCGCACTCCAGAACCTGAGCGGCAGCGACGACGGCAACATCGGCTTCGCGTCGGGCACTGGAGACTCGTCCACGGCCGTGCGCGACGCCGCGCACCTGGCGGAGCTGTGGCTCGACGCGGCGACGATCCTGCCCGCCGGCGCGAACACCACCGTCGCGTGGTCCGCGCGCACGTGGGTCGAGAAGACGCTGCCCACGTGGCAGCGGCTCTGCGACCCGGTCGCGCAGCAGGTGTCCGGCGCGTGGATCCAGGCGCTGCCCGAGGAGGCCAAACAGGCCGCCGGGCCACTGCTGTCCATGATGGGGCAGATGGGCGGGATGGCCTTCGGCTCCCAGCTCGGCAACGCGCTCGCGCAGCTGGCCCAGGAGGTGCTGACGTCCACGGAGGTCGGCCTGCCGCTGGGCCCGGCCAGCACGTCGGCGCTGCTGCCCGCGAACATCGAGAAGTTCACCGAGGGGCTCGAGGTCCCCAGCAGCGAGGTGCTCGTGTACCTCGCCGCGCGCGAGGCCGCGCACCAGCGCCTGTTCGCCCACGTGCCGTGGCTGCGGCAGCGGCTGCTGGCGACGGTGGAGGAGTTCGCGCGCGGGATCACCGTCGACACGTCCGCGCTGGAGTCGCTGGCCGGCCAGATCGACCCGTCGAACCCGGCGAGCATCGAAGAGGCCATGTCGTCCGGGCTGTTGGAGCCGAAGACCACGCCCGAGCAGGAGTCGGCTCTGAAGCGGCTCGAAACCCTGCTCGCCCTGGTCGAGGGCTGGGTGGACGTCGTGGTCGCCGAGGCCATCGGCGACCGCCTGCCGGGCGCCGACGCGCTGCGCGAGACGCTCCGCCGCCGCCGCGCCACGGGCGGCCCCGCCGAGCAGACCTTCGCGACCCTCGTGGGCCTCGAACTGCGCCCCCGCCGCATGCGCGCCGCCTCCTCCCTGTGGAAACTCGTGGGCGACCGCCACGGCATCGACAAGCGCGACGGCCTCTGGTCCCACCCGGACCTCATGCCGACCGCCGAGGACCTCGACGAGCCCCTGGACTTCGCCGACCGCCTCGGCGAGACCCCGGTCCTGGGCGAGGACTTCGATCCGATCGCGGAGCTGGAGAAGACGGAGAAGCGCGAGGCAGCGGAGTCTGGCTCTGCTTCAGCGTCTTCGTCGGGCTCTGGTTCGGACTCGGGCTCGGGCTCGGATGCCAAGCCGGACTCGGCCTCCGACTCGGACCAGGACAAGGGCGACAACCCGACCTCCTGA